In Procambarus clarkii isolate CNS0578487 chromosome 74, FALCON_Pclarkii_2.0, whole genome shotgun sequence, one DNA window encodes the following:
- the LOC138356718 gene encoding uncharacterized protein has product MIDDGLESVPQLWELDAIGIIPEQPSPDDVCAYNQYLETVQYNDGQYWVRLPWKINHKTLPTNYHMAYSQFKSQLAKLRKRPEHLKLYHEIIAQQLKNKFIEVVKHDNTQTGHFLPHMAVMRESKTTPLRIVFNCSSKSGPQGTSLNDCLQTGPSLTQKLYDILLKFRLNKYAYSADISKAFLRVGLQEEDRDFTKFLWVENPEDVNSPVVTFRFSSVLFGATSSPFLLQATLDTHLKKSSSPCKTEISQNLYVDNFQGTVNSTTELLQLYQEANKELQGANMPLQSWASNNATLNNQIARDYPEYHVPESQKVLGMDWDLISDTISIKSVPVNYNITTKRDLLSQVSKVFDPLGLLNPLTIKWRLLVQEAWKAKVGWDDPLPIQLQKAWMEVAQEQTLVEKIIFPRHIVEENEEVSLHVFADSSAKAFGACAYLVTSNQSYLITSKARVAPLKKRTLPQMELTALLIGTRLAVHIKQVLSAMNIKDVIIWSDNEAVLQWVRNDNCPTPYVKNRVSEIKEISAGFQLLHVPTKDNPADLLSRGMTFKQFAKADIWFHGPRWLVNGSWPEQKPHVITTQTVTTTRQQAQISVLDCTRYSSLIKLINVTQNVFHYLRKRGIKFTFPDALIYWVRQAQRETYGNNYENLPHKLKHNLGLWIDQENHNILRCGGRLKHADINLDTVHPWLLPKNHWITRLIVLHTHQQIIKHGGVLDTLTQIRQQYWIPQGRQSVKSILKNCMICRRYDARTCSYPGPPPLPKERVVHLQPFETTGVDYTGAIYLTGTADKQPIKAYICLFTCATTRAVHLEVTPDMTAQSFIQAFRRFAARRSCPKLMISDNGANLVAGEACLREICSHPAVTSTLEQRHCRWKFIPPRAPWHGGFYERLIGTVKRSLRKSLHRQKINLQELQTVITEIESRVNNRPLTYLSEDPTQHEPLSPAHLMYGRLLTPVPSLVDDEIRDPSYVGQSELVQGYKHLSSIIQKWNDVWTKEYLTSLREHHYGANVPHNISNLQPGDIVLVDSDGPRADWPLGKVVSVHPDSQGILRIVKILSKGTTSLKTLDKLIHMESVSQLQLDHERPQDTLTPQDPQTPNRHNRPQRTAAEKCKHNLHLYYQSNGE; this is encoded by the coding sequence atgattgatgatggattagaatctgtacctcaattgtgggaacttgatgccataggaataattcctgaacaaccaagtcctgatgatgtctgtgcatacaatcaatacttagaaactgtacagtacaatgatggacagtactgggtaaggctaccatggaaaatcaaccataaaaccttacctaccaattatcacatggcttatagtcaatttaaatctcaactagcaaagctaagaaaaaggcctgagcatttaaaactctatcatgagattattgctcaacaattaaagaataaattcatcgaagtcgtgaaacatgacaatacgcaaacaggccattttttacctcacatggctgtaatgagagaatcaaaaacaactcctttacggatagtttttaattgtagctctaaatctggaccccaaggaaccagtctaaatgattgtttgcaaacaggtccaagtctaactcagaaattgtatgacatactgttgaagtttagacttaacaaatatgcgtattcagcagatataagtaaggcctttctaagagttggcttgcaggaagaagatagagacttcactaagtttctatgggtagagaacccagaagatgtcaatagtcctgtagtgactttcagattctcttcagttcttttcggcgcgacaagcagtccatttctattgcaagcaactctagatactcatctgaagaaatcatcaagtccctgtaagactgaaatcagtcaaaatctatatgtagataattttcaagggacagttaacagtactactgaactgttacaattatatcaagaggctaacaaggagctacaaggtgcaaacatgccactacaatcttgggcctctaataatgcaacattgaataatcaaatagcaagagattaccctgaatatcacgtaccagaatcacaaaaggtgttaggtatggattgggatttaatctcggacacaatatcgatcaaatctgtgccagtaaattacaacatcactacaaaaagggatttgctttcacaagttagcaaagtattcgacccacttggtctactaaatcctttgactatcaagtggcgtttattggtgcaagaagcatggaaggctaaggttggttgggatgatccactaccaatccagttacaaaaagcttggatggaagtggctcaagaacaaactttagttgaaaagataatctttccgagacacatagtcgaggaaaatgaggaagtatcactacatgtattcgcagactcgtcagccaaagcttttggagcttgtgcttacttagtgacttctaatcaatcatatcttatcacctctaaggccagagtagctccattaaaaaagaggactttgcctcagatggaactaacagcactgctaattggaacacgcttagcagtacatatcaaacaagtcttgtctgccatgaacatcaaagatgtcatcatatggtctgacaatgaagctgtcttacaatgggtacgaaacgacaactgtccaactccatatgtaaaaaatcgcgtctcggaaattaaagaaatttccgcaggctttcaattgttgcatgtaccaacaaaggataatccagctgatctcttatcaagaggtatgacatttaaacagtttgcaaaggcagatatttggtttcatgggcctcgatggttagtgaatggtagttggcctgaacaaaagccacacgtcattacgacacaaaccgtaactaccaccaggcagcaagctcaaatatcagtcttggattgtactcgttactcctcgctcatcaaattaatcaatgtaacacagaacgtgtttcattatctcaggaaaagagGTATAAAATtcacttttcctgatgcacttatctattgggtaagacaagcccagagagaaacttatgggaataactatgaaaatcttccacataagttaaaacacaatctcggtctgtggatagaccaagaaaatcacaacattctgcgttgtggagggagacttaaacacgcagatattaatctagataccgtgcatccatggcttttaccaaaaaatcattggatcacaaggttgattgtgttgcatacacatcaacaaatcatcaaacatggaggagtgttagacacactcacacaaatcagacagcagtactggattcctcagggaagacagtcagtcaaatcaatcttgaagaattgcatgatatgccgaaggtacgatgcaagaacttgctcctatccagggccaccacccctaccaaaggaacgagtggtccatctacaacctttcgaaacgacaggagtagattatacaggagcaatatatctaacagggactgcagataagcaacctatcaaggcatacatctgtctgttcacctgtgctaccaccagggcagtacatctagaggtaacacccgatatgactgctcaatcatttattcaagctttccgcagattcgcagcacgccgatcatgccctaagctgatgatttcagataacggagcaaacttggtagctggagaagcatgtctacgggaaatctgttcccatcctgcagttacttccacactggaacagcgtcattgcagatggaaatttatccctccgagagccccatggcacggaggattttatgaacggttaataggaactgtaaaaagatccttgagaaaatctctacaccgtcagaaaatcaatcttcaagaactccagacagtaatcacggaaatagaatcaagggtgaataaccggccgttgacttacttgtctgaggatcctactcaacatgagccattaagtcctgcccatctaatgtatggaagacttctgactccagtaccatctctagtggatgatgagatcagagatccctcatatgtgggtcagagcgagttggttcaggggtataagcatctgtccagcataatccaaaaatggaatgatgtttggacaaaagaatatcttacatctctacgagaacatcactatggggccaatgtcccacataatatatctaatctccaacctggcgatattgtcttggtagacagtgatggccctagggctgactggccattaggtaaagttgtctcagtccatccagatagtcaggggattttgagaatagtcaaaatcctgtctaaaggaacaacttccctgaagacattggacaaactcatccacatggaatcagtgagccagctgcagttagatcatgagagacctcaagacactctaactccacaagacccacagactcctaacagacacaatcgtccacaacggacagcagcagaaaAGTGCAAGCACAatctgcacttgtattatcaatccaatggagagtaa